In Actinoplanes octamycinicus, the genomic window CTTCGAACACATCAAGATCCGTTTTCGGTACGAAGTAGCGCGCGCCCAGCCAGGTCGAAGCGAACGCCTCGGTGGTGCTGGCCACCAGCCCGGCCCGGATCAGCGCCTGCGCGATGTGCGGCCGGCCGACCGAGCCACCCGCCGCGTACCCGTGCACCTCGTCCCAGGTGATCGGCACCCCGTCGGCCCGCAGTTTCTCCACGATCCGCTCGCCGCGCTGCTCCCGGTCGGTGCGCAGCAGCAGCATGGCCCGGGCCAGCGCCGGCTCGGACGGGTCGAAGAGGTAGGCCAGCAGGTGCAGCGAGATCGACGGCTGCACGCCGTGCCACCGGCAGGACAGCTCGGCCCCGCGGACCAGGCGGAGTCCGGCCGGCCGGGCCGCCTCGGCTGCCGCCCAGCCACCCGTGGTGTCGTGGTCGGTGATCGCCATGACGTCCAGCCCGGCCGCCGCGCCCGCCCGGACCAGCTCGGCCGGGGTGAACGTGCCGTCGCTGGCGGTGGAATGGCAGTGCAGATCGATCCGGCTGTTCAGGCGTCGTCTCCCTCGTCGTCCTTGCCCAGCCGGGCCTCGACCGCCTGCGGCTCGTACATCTCCTCGACCACCCGGAGATACAACTCGTTCGGGTTCGGCAGGTGCTTGACCTCGCGCAACGCCTGGTCCTGGCCGGCCGACTCGAGCACGAACGTGCCGTAACTCAGCATCCGACCGAGGGCGGACTGCTCGTACTTCATGTCGGTGACCCGGAGCAGCGGCATCATCGCCACCTTGCGGGTGACGATGCCGTTGACCACCATCACCCGTTTGTTGGTCAGGATGAAACGGTCGAAATACCAGTCGAAGACCTTCCAGGCGACCCAGCTGATCACGCCGAGCCAGATCAGCACCGCGACGGTCACCATGCCGTCCACGTTCTGCCGGGTCAGGAAGCCGGCCAGATAGCCGAGCAGGAGGGTCGCGCCGGCGCCGATGCCGAGCGGCGCGGACAGGTGGATCCAGTGCCGTTTCCACTCACCGCGGTAGCGCTCGGTGGGGAAGAGATAGCGGGCGACCAGTGTGGTCGGTTCATCCTCCAGGGGGAGGAAACGCCGCGGACCGCCACTGCGGTCGAGGCCCTCGAGCTCCTCCGCGGTGAAGGTGGGGTCCTCGAACTCGACCCGCTCCTCGGTATAGGTCTCGGCGTGTGTCCGACCAGGATCGGTGTCCTCCATCGCGGGGTCCCGAAACCGGAAGTCGTCGTCGTCATCCCGAGAGCGATGGCCGCCCTCGCCTCGCGGGTCGCGCGGCTCACCAGGATCCATGTAGAGATGCTACGCGACGAGGTCGGTGAAGAAGGTGCCGAAGCCTCGGGCGATGTCCGCGATCGTGCCTCCGAGTGACTCGAAGACGGCGGCGGCCGATCTCGGGTTGAAGGCGATGAAGAAGATCAAGAACGCAATACCAAGCCAGGTGAGGACCTTCTTGATCATGGCGGGCCTTCTCCTCTGGTGCGGGTGACAATCAGCGCCGCGGCAGTACTGACGGTATCAGCTTGGTCGCT contains:
- a CDS encoding PHP domain-containing protein, producing the protein MNSRIDLHCHSTASDGTFTPAELVRAGAAAGLDVMAITDHDTTGGWAAAEAARPAGLRLVRGAELSCRWHGVQPSISLHLLAYLFDPSEPALARAMLLLRTDREQRGERIVEKLRADGVPITWDEVHGYAAGGSVGRPHIAQALIRAGLVASTTEAFASTWLGARYFVPKTDLDVFEAVAAVRAAGGVPVFAHPRATKRGRVVPDELIVELADAGLFGLEADHEDHSPAERDEIRSLADRLGLVVTGSSDFHGTHKTVQLGAFVTAPEVFEKIAAAATGVPVLG
- a CDS encoding PH domain-containing protein produces the protein MDPGEPRDPRGEGGHRSRDDDDDFRFRDPAMEDTDPGRTHAETYTEERVEFEDPTFTAEELEGLDRSGGPRRFLPLEDEPTTLVARYLFPTERYRGEWKRHWIHLSAPLGIGAGATLLLGYLAGFLTRQNVDGMVTVAVLIWLGVISWVAWKVFDWYFDRFILTNKRVMVVNGIVTRKVAMMPLLRVTDMKYEQSALGRMLSYGTFVLESAGQDQALREVKHLPNPNELYLRVVEEMYEPQAVEARLGKDDEGDDA